The following coding sequences are from one Gimesia chilikensis window:
- a CDS encoding DUF1553 domain-containing protein, translating to MKTLRKVTVVIIFTNLFLALPLALSAADTKTDQAGLDFFEKKIRPVLIKHCYECHSAESKNLKGSLLLDTREGLITGGDSGTALVPGNPEESLVLETLHYSEDSYQMPPKGKLPDAVIADFEKWIKMGAPDPRKGDATPAKHAGIDFDKAREFWSFQPPKHYPAPQVKQADWPRNKIDHFILAAQEAKGFSPAPQADKRTLIRRVYFDLIGLPPTPQEVEQFVKDESPEAYSQLIDRLLQSPHYGERWGRHWLDVARYAEDNTNMGPHNGPYPHAYRYRDWVIKAFNEDMPYNEFVIRQLATDFLPETGPEDYPALGYMGLGPSYHKEVALSQVTLENRYADDWEDRVDSLCRGLLGLTMACARCHDHKYDPLTVEDYYGIAGVFASVRQTTRPIIPEKEVAKTQPARDQVDKLTEENKNLTDKVRDLNKRNALLKEQIKKAGKTEFALIAPRPDVKKQTTVKFPIPPIELKQNTELVTQHNQSIKENKAKIEEIKKNTPGFDLPLADALTEEQVRVEEISKDRMKIVYYPEKPRDLNVFIRGNAANLGKLVPRRFVRVLSDGKPEPFQNGSGRLELAQQIASRDNPLTARVMVNRVWQHHFGEGLVDTPSNFGSTGSRPSHPELLDDLAVWFMAQGWSIKELHRLILLSATYQQASNVELTAAQKKEDPNNRLLTHFNRRRLEAEVYRDSLLAAGNNLDPAQAGPSGDIDDASFQRRGIYATVSRHKLSTFLQSYDFPDPAIHAARRSKTTTPLQQLFVLNSPFVRQQAQLLAKRYEGESSEQRIDAVYRTLFSRAPTPSEIQIGLQFIEQAANGTTPSPAQEQIPTFAGKRMKADVKQLGDQYSVALWLKNQVPNEKRIITGYFFSRGKDGAVKAPGDHLGIAGKYRPNKAGRLFFYNGDQKRQSLFGTTVIQPGTWNHVVLCRDQNQIRVYLNGNPEPEIIGEAAPGYDKGVSEIILAGRNDNFSNFEGQLGAVALFNRVLKPEEVKTHFEAAQLKQDELSHAEYVASLLESDPLSCWPLRTDNPNLAQAADITGHKNNGTYEGRDDLDPAQLTPWQRYCQALLCSNEMMYVD from the coding sequence ATGAAAACTTTGCGAAAAGTGACAGTCGTCATCATATTCACGAACCTGTTTCTCGCTCTGCCTCTTGCTCTTTCCGCCGCTGATACCAAAACCGATCAGGCCGGCCTGGATTTCTTCGAGAAAAAGATTCGTCCCGTGCTGATCAAACACTGTTACGAGTGTCATTCAGCCGAGTCTAAGAACCTCAAAGGCAGTCTGTTGCTGGACACTCGCGAGGGATTAATTACCGGCGGAGATTCAGGAACGGCCCTGGTACCTGGAAACCCCGAGGAAAGTCTAGTGCTGGAAACGCTGCACTACAGTGAGGACAGTTACCAGATGCCTCCCAAGGGCAAACTGCCTGACGCTGTGATCGCCGATTTTGAAAAGTGGATCAAAATGGGGGCGCCGGACCCACGCAAGGGAGACGCCACACCGGCCAAGCATGCCGGAATTGATTTTGATAAGGCCCGAGAGTTCTGGTCGTTTCAACCGCCGAAGCATTACCCTGCTCCCCAGGTAAAGCAGGCAGACTGGCCACGCAATAAGATCGATCACTTCATTCTCGCGGCTCAGGAAGCCAAAGGCTTTTCACCTGCGCCTCAAGCTGATAAACGGACATTGATCCGCCGGGTCTACTTTGATCTGATCGGTCTGCCTCCGACACCACAGGAAGTGGAACAGTTTGTCAAAGACGAATCACCCGAAGCGTATTCCCAACTGATTGACCGTCTGTTACAGTCTCCGCACTATGGCGAACGCTGGGGGCGTCACTGGCTGGATGTCGCCCGTTATGCAGAAGACAATACGAACATGGGGCCTCACAATGGTCCCTATCCTCACGCGTATCGCTATCGTGACTGGGTCATCAAGGCGTTTAACGAAGATATGCCCTACAACGAGTTCGTGATCCGCCAGCTGGCGACCGATTTCCTGCCTGAAACCGGCCCTGAAGATTACCCTGCTCTCGGCTATATGGGGCTGGGGCCCTCTTATCATAAAGAGGTCGCGTTATCACAGGTTACGCTGGAAAACCGTTATGCCGACGACTGGGAAGACCGGGTCGACAGCCTCTGTCGCGGGTTATTGGGGCTGACGATGGCCTGTGCCCGTTGTCACGATCACAAATACGATCCGCTGACCGTGGAAGACTATTACGGGATCGCGGGGGTCTTCGCTTCGGTTCGACAGACAACGCGTCCGATCATTCCCGAAAAGGAAGTTGCGAAAACACAGCCGGCCCGCGACCAGGTAGACAAGCTGACTGAAGAGAATAAGAATCTCACCGACAAGGTCCGTGACTTAAATAAACGGAATGCCCTGCTCAAGGAACAGATTAAGAAAGCCGGTAAAACGGAATTCGCACTGATTGCACCCCGTCCCGATGTGAAGAAACAGACGACGGTGAAATTTCCCATTCCGCCGATCGAATTAAAGCAGAATACGGAACTGGTCACACAGCACAACCAGTCCATCAAAGAGAACAAAGCAAAAATCGAAGAGATTAAAAAGAACACGCCCGGCTTTGATCTGCCACTGGCGGATGCCCTGACCGAAGAGCAGGTGCGGGTTGAGGAAATTTCCAAAGACCGGATGAAGATTGTTTACTATCCCGAAAAACCTCGGGACCTGAATGTATTCATTCGTGGCAACGCGGCCAATCTCGGGAAGCTGGTTCCCCGACGCTTTGTGCGGGTTCTGTCGGACGGAAAACCGGAACCATTCCAGAACGGCAGTGGCCGACTGGAACTGGCACAGCAGATCGCCAGTCGCGATAATCCCCTGACGGCACGGGTTATGGTGAATCGGGTCTGGCAGCATCACTTCGGTGAAGGCCTGGTCGACACGCCCAGCAACTTTGGCAGTACCGGTTCCCGGCCCAGTCATCCAGAACTACTGGATGATCTGGCCGTCTGGTTCATGGCTCAGGGCTGGTCGATTAAGGAACTGCATCGGCTGATTCTGCTGTCTGCGACCTATCAGCAGGCTTCCAATGTGGAGCTGACAGCGGCACAGAAAAAAGAGGATCCGAACAATCGTCTGCTGACGCATTTCAATCGCAGACGACTGGAAGCGGAAGTCTACCGGGATTCATTGCTGGCTGCCGGCAATAACCTGGACCCGGCCCAGGCGGGTCCTTCAGGGGATATTGACGATGCAAGTTTCCAGCGTCGGGGGATCTATGCAACCGTCTCCCGGCATAAGCTGAGCACATTTCTGCAGTCATACGATTTTCCTGATCCCGCGATCCATGCGGCCCGGCGTTCGAAAACCACGACGCCGCTGCAGCAGCTGTTTGTTTTAAACTCCCCCTTCGTCCGACAGCAGGCCCAACTGCTGGCGAAACGATATGAAGGGGAATCCTCCGAGCAGCGGATTGACGCGGTTTACCGGACGCTCTTTTCACGGGCTCCGACTCCGAGTGAGATACAGATCGGCCTGCAGTTTATTGAACAGGCTGCGAATGGGACCACACCGTCACCGGCACAGGAACAGATTCCAACGTTCGCCGGGAAGCGAATGAAAGCCGATGTGAAACAGCTCGGCGATCAATATTCTGTCGCACTCTGGTTGAAGAATCAGGTTCCCAATGAAAAGCGGATTATCACCGGTTACTTCTTCTCACGAGGTAAAGACGGCGCAGTCAAAGCACCCGGCGACCACCTGGGAATCGCCGGCAAGTACCGCCCAAACAAAGCGGGTCGTCTGTTCTTCTATAATGGCGATCAGAAACGCCAGTCATTGTTCGGGACGACGGTCATTCAGCCGGGAACCTGGAACCATGTGGTCCTGTGCCGTGATCAGAACCAGATTCGGGTTTATCTGAACGGGAATCCGGAACCGGAGATCATCGGCGAGGCAGCTCCCGGTTATGACAAAGGGGTTTCGGAAATCATCTTGGCGGGACGCAATGACAATTTCTCCAACTTTGAGGGGCAGCTGGGAGCGGTCGCTTTGTTTAACCGGGTTTTAAAACCAGAAGAAGTGAAAACACACTTTGAGGCGGCGCAACTCAAACAGGACGAGCTGTCCCACGCGGAATATGTCGCCTCGCTGCTGGAGTCAGATCCCCTCTCCTGCTGGCCTTTACGGACCGATAACCCGAACCTGGCCCAGGCCGCTGATATTACCGGACATAAAAACAATGGCACCTATGAGGGCCGTGATGACCTGGATCCTGCTCAGTTGACTCCCTGGCAACGGTACTGTCAGGCCCTGCTCTGCAGCAACGAGATGATGTACGTCGACTAA
- a CDS encoding DUF1501 domain-containing protein, with translation MIPSDNLNHMSRRDILQKVGGGFGMLSLAGMLSAADAASSSVLTQTPHFKPKAKRVIFLFMSGGPSQVDTFDPKPMLQKFAGQRPKEADIRTASKTMGLLPSPVKFFNAGKSGIPVAEHLSKTAEHIDDMAIIRSMHTDFPNHAPALCMMNLGTLTPTRPSLGSWLTYGLGSENQNLPGFIALCPGKPVVGPKLWGSAFLPGKHQATHINNKDLTPEKMIPFLKNDVLSSDEQKRQLDLVQAINKQHLQPRAGDNELETRIKSMEMAYRMQFAATDAFDISREPEKLQEAYGKSEFSKACLLARRLSERGVRFVQVYYGNRQPWDTHSNHDKSNERLCKDIDQPVAQLMTDLKQRGLLDETLIVWGGEFGRTPTAQGGINGRDHNPYGFCMWLAGGGIKGGTIHGESDDFGFRAMQDKVHVHDLHATILHLMGIDHERLTYHYSGRNFRLTDVAGEVVQNIIA, from the coding sequence ATGATTCCTTCCGATAATCTGAACCATATGTCCCGCCGCGATATCCTCCAGAAAGTGGGAGGCGGGTTCGGGATGCTCAGTCTGGCCGGAATGCTCTCTGCTGCCGATGCGGCTTCTTCCAGCGTGCTGACACAGACGCCCCACTTCAAGCCGAAGGCCAAACGGGTTATCTTCTTGTTTATGAGCGGCGGTCCTTCGCAGGTCGATACCTTTGATCCCAAACCGATGCTGCAGAAGTTTGCGGGGCAACGACCTAAAGAGGCCGACATCAGAACGGCTTCCAAAACCATGGGACTGCTGCCCTCTCCCGTGAAATTCTTCAACGCCGGTAAGTCGGGCATCCCGGTTGCCGAACATCTTTCCAAGACGGCGGAACACATCGACGATATGGCGATTATCCGCTCGATGCATACAGACTTCCCCAACCATGCGCCGGCCCTCTGTATGATGAACCTGGGAACCTTGACGCCGACGCGTCCCAGTCTCGGATCCTGGCTGACTTATGGACTTGGATCTGAAAATCAAAACCTGCCGGGCTTCATCGCTCTCTGCCCCGGTAAACCAGTGGTCGGTCCCAAATTGTGGGGGAGCGCGTTTCTGCCAGGTAAGCACCAGGCGACACACATCAACAATAAAGATCTGACTCCAGAGAAGATGATTCCGTTTCTGAAGAACGATGTCCTCTCATCTGATGAGCAGAAGCGTCAGCTTGATCTGGTACAGGCAATCAACAAACAGCATCTGCAGCCACGGGCCGGCGATAATGAACTGGAGACACGCATCAAATCAATGGAGATGGCGTACCGGATGCAGTTCGCAGCCACCGATGCCTTCGATATTTCCCGGGAACCGGAAAAACTGCAGGAAGCCTACGGGAAGAGTGAATTCTCCAAAGCCTGTCTGCTGGCACGGCGTTTGAGTGAACGCGGCGTTCGGTTCGTGCAGGTTTATTATGGAAACCGGCAGCCCTGGGACACGCACAGCAATCACGATAAGAGCAACGAGCGGCTCTGTAAGGACATTGATCAGCCGGTCGCTCAGCTCATGACCGATTTAAAACAGCGTGGTCTGCTCGATGAAACTCTTATCGTCTGGGGCGGTGAATTCGGTCGAACCCCGACTGCCCAGGGAGGCATCAACGGTCGCGATCATAATCCGTACGGCTTCTGCATGTGGTTGGCGGGAGGCGGAATCAAAGGGGGCACAATTCATGGTGAATCCGATGATTTCGGGTTCCGCGCGATGCAGGATAAAGTCCATGTACATGACCTGCATGCCACAATTCTGCATCTGATGGGCATCGACCATGAGCGGCTGACCTATCACTATTCCGGTCGCAACTTCCGCCTGACCGATGTTGCCGGCGAAGTGGTACAGAATATCATCGCCTGA
- a CDS encoding GntR family transcriptional regulator has protein sequence MSTSNLPGSFSMVPRGNIREVVVQRILAAVIRGEFPVGHRMVIQSLAEQFGVSATPVREALVELASIGIVENLPNRGAVMREFGVTQIREIYQLRRILEVEAVRTACGNIEPRQLAELAEQFAGIAKEERDNNWSQNAMSLDIRLHSLIAERCGSTRLQDELRRYNTLVQAIREVVDNESQAQEIALTDHEEIIAALQANDCDLAAEKMEQHIRQTASLVETLVQEREAAK, from the coding sequence ATGTCGACGTCCAATCTGCCGGGTTCCTTCTCCATGGTGCCGCGGGGCAACATTCGCGAAGTGGTGGTCCAGAGGATTCTGGCTGCCGTCATTCGAGGCGAATTCCCTGTTGGTCATCGGATGGTGATCCAGAGTCTGGCAGAACAGTTTGGCGTCAGTGCGACCCCCGTCCGGGAAGCTCTCGTTGAGCTCGCTTCGATCGGTATCGTAGAAAATCTTCCCAACCGGGGTGCCGTGATGCGGGAATTCGGCGTCACGCAGATCCGGGAAATCTATCAGCTGCGTCGTATTCTGGAAGTCGAAGCCGTTCGGACCGCCTGCGGGAATATTGAACCCAGACAGCTCGCTGAACTGGCAGAACAGTTTGCTGGGATCGCGAAAGAAGAGCGGGACAATAACTGGTCTCAGAATGCGATGTCCTTGGATATCCGCCTGCATTCCCTGATTGCAGAACGCTGTGGCAGTACCCGTTTACAGGATGAACTACGCCGCTATAACACCCTGGTCCAGGCGATCCGTGAAGTGGTCGATAATGAGAGCCAGGCGCAGGAAATTGCGTTAACCGATCACGAAGAAATCATCGCCGCACTGCAGGCCAACGACTGTGATCTGGCGGCGGAAAAAATGGAACAGCATATTCGCCAGACCGCCTCCCTGGTAGAAACGCTGGTGCAGGAACGCGAAGCGGCTAAGTAG
- a CDS encoding HNH endonuclease — MVSSTLQRPTLILNRNWQPVGITTVARAVVKIWNETARVVDPADYQTYSWADWAALRPAEDELVIHSSHDRFRVPEVITLLKYDRVPRNVVTFSRRNVFKRDRFTCQYCGCQPGSEELTIDHVLPRSQGGETSWENCVLACVECNSHKAARTPGQANMQLLKEPVRPKWKPFYALQNIQVDSWSRFISENYWNVELER; from the coding sequence ATGGTGTCCTCAACGCTGCAGCGGCCTACGCTGATCCTGAACCGAAACTGGCAGCCTGTCGGCATTACGACGGTCGCCCGGGCTGTGGTTAAAATCTGGAATGAGACAGCCCGCGTGGTTGACCCCGCAGATTACCAGACCTATTCCTGGGCTGATTGGGCAGCGCTCCGACCAGCTGAGGATGAACTGGTAATTCACAGCAGTCATGATCGGTTCCGCGTTCCTGAAGTGATTACGCTGCTGAAGTATGACCGTGTTCCCCGGAACGTGGTGACTTTCAGTCGGCGGAACGTCTTCAAGCGTGACCGGTTTACCTGTCAGTATTGTGGTTGTCAGCCCGGTAGCGAAGAGCTGACGATCGACCACGTTCTGCCACGCTCTCAGGGGGGCGAAACGTCCTGGGAGAACTGCGTGCTGGCCTGTGTTGAGTGCAACTCACACAAAGCAGCCCGTACTCCAGGGCAGGCGAACATGCAGCTGCTGAAAGAACCGGTTCGTCCCAAGTGGAAGCCGTTCTATGCACTGCAGAATATTCAGGTCGACAGCTGGTCTCGCTTCATCAGCGAGAACTACTGGAATGTCGAGCTGGAACGATAG
- a CDS encoding DUF11 domain-containing protein, producing MSNVAIKLVAVTGVVGLGVLMFLQAQKGIQSTSNENQIEQHALLEGETVSVTEAEPESGTIPSGQVPAELSELAARNAQPLKVDEKKQPELPFAPNIKTPRPKIKLTAGNETAGSDTGENENAVFEAQNATPSEFEPDNQAALMPTSKGLDFRETPAEGTPEPGLNPFSRTPQPEPAASVEKQPTPEPVAELDFNAGPQFGPAMPSPAPAEERSPKTEVPPRETLVTELDSSNPFDAAPAQSKPEMTPEPAAAEPQPEPFGLGPVPEPAAQQKPLPADESPAMKLETNASPFELKTEPTPETPAVDSNPFMTTPEAKQANEPAPQPAEPAAIPETPKVETDFNPFGNEPQMKAPEPQPELQTAGEEPNKPEFELQPVKEPEPAPAEPAFSINPSPQMKPKALEEPARPAVQEPTEPDVVVIKKRQPEDNPQEPSLFAPEGNPTEKMEAATPQPIEIAPASGAKPLNLVEGSQPQPEEPAKLNMQQKIQSPKMTIQKVAPPEAVLGQPFIYHVLVKNSGTTSAREVVVEDKIPAGAKLTGTIPRAEQINDRIIWRLGAMGPGEEKKISIRVIPEQPGQIGSVATVNFVTEVASETKITSPQLSIKSDQPSAVKPGEITVVNYTITNTGSGDAKNVYVRSLIPPQFSHPGGDDLEYHVGLIPAGETREVQLQLKAIKPGAGKNVSSVVGDGNLKAETAVPLKVIGTSEEFLITRKGPKNRYLGRSGAYENAITNNTEQTIKNISIFESIPPGMKFVSASGNGQFDPVRRVVQWDIAELAGGMQQVLNIELEPTEVGKKVSTVQVVTGNNSKFSANLQSEVNVIGQPLLKVETSELKGPLEVGEKMSLQVQLVNQGSAPANNVEFRVKIPREMVFVSAKGPARYKQAGSFVIFESAQVLAPQQSLDFELTLAARNKGDARVLVTVQSQQMEKPLNQEEAIPILDKLQ from the coding sequence ATGTCGAATGTAGCGATCAAACTCGTCGCCGTGACCGGAGTCGTTGGTCTCGGGGTACTGATGTTTCTTCAGGCTCAAAAAGGCATTCAATCTACCAGCAACGAGAACCAGATCGAGCAGCATGCGTTGCTGGAAGGGGAAACGGTTTCTGTCACAGAAGCAGAACCGGAGTCTGGTACCATTCCTTCAGGTCAGGTCCCTGCAGAACTCTCCGAACTGGCAGCCCGTAATGCACAACCGCTGAAGGTTGATGAAAAGAAGCAGCCAGAGCTACCCTTTGCTCCCAACATCAAAACGCCGCGCCCCAAAATTAAACTGACTGCGGGTAACGAAACCGCAGGTAGCGATACAGGGGAAAATGAAAACGCTGTTTTCGAGGCTCAGAATGCGACTCCCAGTGAATTCGAGCCGGACAATCAGGCAGCGTTGATGCCTACCAGTAAGGGACTGGACTTCCGCGAAACTCCCGCAGAAGGGACGCCTGAACCAGGCTTGAATCCATTTTCCCGAACTCCTCAGCCCGAACCAGCTGCGTCTGTTGAAAAGCAACCAACACCGGAACCGGTGGCGGAGCTCGATTTCAACGCTGGTCCTCAATTCGGCCCCGCGATGCCCAGCCCCGCGCCTGCGGAAGAGAGATCTCCCAAAACCGAAGTCCCCCCGCGCGAAACACTCGTGACTGAGTTGGACTCTTCTAATCCGTTCGATGCCGCTCCCGCACAATCCAAACCAGAAATGACACCCGAACCGGCGGCTGCAGAACCGCAACCCGAACCATTTGGTCTGGGCCCCGTTCCGGAACCAGCCGCACAGCAGAAACCGCTGCCCGCCGACGAATCACCGGCGATGAAACTGGAAACCAATGCGTCTCCATTCGAATTGAAAACAGAGCCGACTCCGGAAACTCCCGCCGTCGATTCTAATCCATTCATGACCACTCCCGAGGCTAAGCAGGCAAATGAGCCCGCACCACAGCCGGCTGAACCTGCTGCCATTCCGGAAACTCCCAAAGTAGAGACGGATTTCAATCCATTCGGTAACGAACCTCAAATGAAAGCTCCCGAGCCTCAGCCTGAACTGCAAACGGCCGGAGAGGAGCCCAATAAACCAGAATTTGAACTGCAACCGGTCAAAGAACCCGAGCCTGCTCCCGCCGAGCCGGCATTCAGCATTAATCCGTCTCCGCAGATGAAGCCGAAGGCACTTGAGGAACCAGCGCGTCCCGCCGTTCAGGAACCGACGGAACCCGATGTTGTTGTCATCAAAAAACGTCAGCCGGAAGATAATCCACAGGAACCATCACTGTTTGCTCCTGAAGGAAACCCGACGGAGAAAATGGAAGCTGCCACTCCGCAGCCGATCGAAATCGCTCCTGCATCAGGTGCCAAGCCTCTCAACCTGGTCGAAGGCAGTCAGCCGCAGCCAGAGGAACCGGCCAAGCTGAACATGCAGCAGAAGATTCAGTCTCCCAAAATGACGATTCAAAAGGTCGCTCCACCAGAGGCTGTTCTGGGGCAACCGTTTATCTACCACGTGCTGGTTAAAAACAGCGGTACGACTTCCGCCCGGGAAGTCGTTGTCGAAGATAAGATTCCCGCGGGAGCAAAACTGACCGGCACCATTCCCCGGGCTGAGCAGATCAATGATCGTATTATCTGGCGACTGGGGGCAATGGGCCCTGGCGAAGAGAAAAAGATCTCAATCCGGGTCATTCCCGAGCAGCCCGGCCAGATCGGCAGTGTCGCGACCGTGAACTTCGTCACCGAAGTCGCTTCGGAGACCAAGATTACTTCTCCCCAGCTGAGCATCAAATCCGATCAACCCTCGGCAGTTAAACCGGGTGAAATCACCGTCGTCAATTACACGATTACGAACACCGGTTCCGGAGATGCCAAGAATGTGTATGTCCGCAGCCTTATTCCTCCTCAGTTCTCCCATCCGGGAGGCGACGACCTGGAATACCACGTAGGATTGATTCCTGCTGGCGAGACGAGAGAAGTCCAGTTGCAACTGAAAGCGATTAAACCGGGAGCCGGTAAGAATGTCTCGAGTGTCGTCGGCGACGGCAATCTCAAAGCGGAGACTGCGGTTCCCCTCAAAGTGATCGGAACCAGCGAAGAGTTTCTGATTACCCGTAAGGGCCCGAAAAACCGCTATCTGGGACGTTCCGGTGCCTATGAAAACGCAATTACGAATAATACCGAGCAGACGATCAAGAACATTTCGATCTTCGAATCAATTCCTCCGGGAATGAAGTTTGTCTCCGCTTCCGGCAATGGTCAGTTTGATCCTGTCCGCAGAGTCGTGCAGTGGGACATTGCTGAGCTGGCAGGGGGTATGCAGCAGGTTCTGAACATCGAACTCGAGCCGACCGAGGTTGGTAAGAAAGTCAGTACTGTCCAGGTTGTGACTGGAAACAACAGTAAGTTCTCGGCGAATCTGCAATCCGAAGTGAATGTGATTGGTCAGCCTCTGCTCAAAGTAGAGACGAGTGAACTGAAAGGGCCCCTGGAAGTCGGCGAGAAAATGTCGCTGCAGGTGCAACTGGTCAATCAGGGCAGTGCTCCGGCCAACAACGTTGAATTCCGCGTAAAAATCCCTCGAGAGATGGTTTTCGTATCCGCGAAAGGTCCTGCACGTTACAAGCAGGCTGGTTCTTTCGTGATCTTCGAAAGTGCCCAGGTACTCGCACCGCAGCAGTCACTTGATTTTGAACTGACACTGGCAGCCAGGAATAAAGGGGATGCCCGTGTACTGGTGACCGTTCAGTCTCAGCAGATGGAAAAACCGCTGAACCAGGAAGAAGCGATTCCGATTCTGGATAAGCTGCAGTAA
- a CDS encoding DNA integrity scanning protein DisA nucleotide-binding domain protein: MKRVDFSPQLTSLLKAAKRLASDCEIDVVFLLADIPYDFLEISKSLGKLRLVVSSDKPDVQRAAQEDGIALVPLIHEPQTRQVQISQAILEAIADEILASGDRIIALYAGFEREHADSLSIVSLADHLAKLTSRDLQRLETKVPLQTLRAVVDLAVEIGREGREGKPVGALFVVGNHRKVLSLSHEQVHDPFKGYSQKDRMVNNPRVKESMKELAQIDGAFIISSDGVVQSAGRILNASAEGLTLSKGLGSRHWAAAAISKETGAIAIAVSESTGTVRIFQDGYVVLRIEPMSSAMKWFDFDTEPPQSE; encoded by the coding sequence ATGAAACGGGTTGACTTTTCCCCACAATTAACGAGCTTATTAAAAGCAGCTAAACGATTAGCCAGTGATTGTGAGATTGATGTCGTCTTCCTGTTAGCAGATATTCCTTATGACTTCCTGGAGATCAGCAAATCTCTCGGGAAATTAAGGCTGGTGGTCTCTTCCGATAAACCGGACGTTCAACGCGCCGCCCAGGAAGACGGGATTGCCCTGGTTCCGCTGATCCACGAACCCCAGACGCGTCAGGTACAGATCAGCCAGGCCATTCTGGAAGCAATTGCCGATGAGATCCTCGCATCGGGCGACCGGATTATCGCGCTGTATGCCGGCTTTGAACGGGAGCACGCGGATTCACTAAGTATCGTCAGCCTGGCAGATCACCTGGCCAAGCTGACCTCACGCGATCTGCAGCGTCTGGAGACCAAGGTTCCTCTGCAGACCCTGCGAGCCGTGGTGGACCTGGCAGTGGAGATCGGACGGGAAGGACGCGAAGGGAAGCCGGTTGGTGCTTTATTTGTCGTCGGGAACCACCGCAAAGTCCTGTCGCTTTCACACGAACAGGTTCACGACCCTTTCAAAGGCTACTCCCAGAAGGACCGCATGGTCAACAACCCACGTGTCAAGGAGAGCATGAAGGAACTGGCCCAGATCGACGGTGCCTTTATTATCAGCTCAGATGGGGTCGTGCAGTCGGCAGGGCGGATTCTGAATGCATCTGCGGAAGGCTTGACGCTCTCCAAGGGACTGGGATCCCGACATTGGGCTGCTGCAGCGATTTCCAAGGAAACCGGTGCGATTGCCATCGCGGTCTCTGAGTCTACCGGCACTGTGCGTATTTTCCAGGATGGCTATGTTGTTCTGCGAATTGAACCGATGAGTAGTGCCATGAAATGGTTCGATTTTGATACCGAACCACCGCAGTCCGAGTAA
- a CDS encoding DUF6263 family protein: protein MRSTVFCLLTLMLSQFSAPLSVTSAADEDAKSYSLRYKFTPNEFVHYRVETENKITVQLNQDTQTSANSSNTMKHYRVISVNEEGNGTLETRIDRVKMKVQFDDATPATFDSEQNPEKDLEQFKPIRANISKPSRIVYSPLGKVISIQELKVDGEGAKFEEAQAPDKLDQEKSRRLGFLIPLPEEEVKVGSTWDDELDVEVALSKTLRKKVPVRRTFTLESVEDGLAVITFKTKIMTRLNDPKLSMQLIQKTPSGTIKLDIERGVIISQDVSLDKAQVGVFDGKGAMRAVSTRLETLVDPTEVAQKEQTTEAQ from the coding sequence ATGCGGTCTACTGTGTTCTGTCTACTGACCCTCATGCTGAGCCAGTTTTCAGCACCACTGTCTGTCACCTCTGCTGCGGATGAAGACGCGAAGAGCTATTCGCTCCGCTACAAATTCACTCCGAACGAGTTTGTCCATTACCGGGTCGAAACCGAGAACAAGATTACGGTTCAGCTCAACCAGGACACGCAGACTTCCGCGAACTCTTCGAACACGATGAAGCATTATCGCGTGATTTCCGTGAATGAAGAAGGCAATGGAACCCTGGAAACCCGCATTGACCGCGTCAAAATGAAGGTGCAGTTCGACGATGCGACTCCCGCGACATTTGACAGTGAACAAAATCCCGAGAAGGATCTGGAGCAGTTTAAACCGATCCGGGCGAACATCAGCAAGCCGTCACGTATTGTCTATTCACCGCTGGGTAAAGTGATTTCCATCCAGGAACTGAAAGTCGATGGCGAAGGGGCGAAATTTGAAGAAGCCCAGGCGCCAGACAAGCTGGACCAGGAAAAATCGCGTCGACTGGGCTTCCTGATTCCCTTGCCTGAAGAAGAGGTCAAAGTCGGAAGCACCTGGGACGACGAACTGGATGTGGAAGTGGCCCTCAGCAAGACTCTGCGCAAAAAAGTGCCTGTGCGGCGTACTTTTACGCTGGAATCGGTAGAAGATGGCCTGGCTGTGATCACCTTCAAAACCAAAATCATGACCCGGCTCAACGACCCGAAGCTGAGCATGCAGCTGATTCAGAAAACACCTTCCGGAACCATTAAGCTGGATATCGAACGGGGTGTGATTATTTCTCAGGATGTCTCTCTGGATAAAGCCCAGGTAGGCGTATTTGACGGAAAAGGGGCGATGCGGGCGGTCTCGACCCGGCTGGAAACGCTGGTCGATCCCACCGAAGTCGCTCAGAAAGAACAGACTACCGAAGCCCAGTAA